From Aspergillus chevalieri M1 DNA, chromosome 4, nearly complete sequence, a single genomic window includes:
- a CDS encoding uncharacterized protein (COG:S;~EggNog:ENOG410PHYF;~InterPro:IPR036188;~PFAM:PF01593,PF13450;~TransMembrane:2 (o6-23i132-154o);~antiSMASH:Cluster_4.1) produces MADKQTVAVVGSGMAGLVTAFLLQQDKKGRYDVQLFETQDHLSLDSASYTITKDHGHNSTPYRIDLPMRAFGDNCHNNLKRMYDYFGIQYGRKKFIYPLTTLSEKKALHFIYSSANHQIPPIRPPTSSYASWIIKTAYLGLCYFWLMLCCFFVQSKEATAQHEEESLRQYLERIWLPHYFVRTYICPMFTSITTCSHEEFLDFPAKDFVEFAKKIYRRPQYYVTGGVHHVQATIANGLSVKLRTTVTSVEHTGTKTRVTWVEGEKEGSAMFDHVVMAVTPNVVGAIYQPLRDAMNSIPVVPVQSIIHRDADVIPECGEEVRVQATKQGNQRDVLHICSDDNATETHHEHPSSVYVTTFPISSIDPSKIIHHVQFSRTLRSVKSRWIVNQLMGNGIPIGQGEKEQIWRNGDGNVWLAGSWCYDGMVLLEGCMESAMTVAERLGVEVPWVDKSD; encoded by the exons ATGGCGGACAAGCAAACTGTCGCGGTCGTTGGCTCGGGCATGGCAGGCCTGGTCACTGCGTTTCTTCTCCAACAGGACAAGAAGGGCCGATATGATGTGCAATTGTTTGAGACA CAAGACCATCTCTCTCTAGACTCCGCCTCCTACACCATCACAAAAGACCATGGCCACAACTCGACGCCTTATCGCATTGACCTACCCATGCGCGCATTCGGCGATAACTGTCACAATAACTTGAAACGCATGTACGACTACTTCGGGATACAATATGGGAGAAAGAAGTTCATTTATCCGTTGACGACACTTTCCGAGAAGAAGGCATTGCATTTTATCTACTCGTCCGCGAACCACCAAATACCTCCGATCCGCCCACCAACGAGCAGCTATGCCAGCTGGATTATAAAAACAGCCTATCTAGGACTCTGCTATTTCTGGCTCATGCTATGCTGTTTCTTCGTCCAGTCCAAGGAAGCCACCGCACAACACGAAGAGGAATCGCTCCGACAGTATCTCGAACGGATCTGGTTGCCACACTATTTTGTCCGAACATATATCTGCCCCATGTTCACGAGTATCACGACCTGCTCGCACGAGGAATTTTTGGACTTTCCAGCGAAAGATTTTGTGGAATTTGCTAAGAAGATATATCGCCGGCCACAGTACTACGTCACCGGTGGCGTTCACCACGTCCAAGCCACCATCGCCAACGGTCTGTCCGTTAAACTTCGCACCACTGTGACGTCCGTGGAACATACCGGTACCAAAACGCGCGTGACATGGgttgagggggagaaggaagGTTCTGCTATGTTTGACCATGTAGTAATGGCAGTGACCCCAAATGTTGTGGGCGCGATATACCAACCTCTTCGCGATGCGATGAATTCAATACCTGTTGTTCCCGTTCAATCGATCATACACCGCGACGCAGATGTTATTCCCGAGTGTGGCGAGGAGGTAAGAGTACAAGCTACCAAGCAAGGCAACCAACGTGATGTCTTGCACATCTGCTCTGATGACAATGCCACGGAAACACACCACGAACACCCCTCTTCTGTCTACGTTACGACCTTCCCCATTTCTTCTATTGATCCATCGAAAATCATCCATCACGTACAATTCTCGCGGACACTGCGAAGCGTAAAGAGCAGATGGATCGTCAATCAGTTAATGGGCAATGGTATACCGATTGGTCAGGGCGAGAAGGAACAGATCTGGCGCAATGGCGATGGCAATGTCTGGCTCGCGGGGTCATGGTGTTATGACGGCATGGTGTTGCTTGAGGGGTGTATGGAGTCCGCGATGACGGTTGCAGAAAGACTGGGTGTTGAAGTGCCGTGGGTGGACAAAAGTGATTAA
- a CDS encoding NAD(P)-dependent oxidoreductase (COG:I;~EggNog:ENOG410PKCT;~InterPro:IPR015815,IPR036291,IPR006115,IPR008927, IPR013328;~PFAM:PF03446;~SMCOG1100:3-hydroxyisobutyrate dehydrogenase;~antiSMASH:Cluster_4.1;~go_function: GO:0016491 - oxidoreductase activity [Evidence IEA];~go_function: GO:0050661 - NADP binding [Evidence IEA];~go_process: GO:0055114 - oxidation-reduction process [Evidence IEA]) — translation MANQRIPQLGWVGLGKMGNAMAKNMQKHLADKGQSPLYFWNRTASKGEQLKRLGGVECESIAAVVNSSDIIFISTSDDAALKVIVDEILAAGNIDLKIIVDTTTVHPTTSQEVSEKVAQKNATFISAPVFGSSPMAEDGKILIVLAGDLSGIKKLASYLKGVIARETITVSDKSEKAALLKIMGNFIISGFTEIVGEAHVLAEKSEMGNEALENLLELQFGLLPGMISKRLTRGNYMPPRGENPWSNLSLGLKDVGHSIDCADTAGTRLKVAEVAMDHLKRANTYSEKEGRPLDSSAMYGIIRQDAGLDFENDFVKKRDAQ, via the exons ATGGCAAACCAGAGGATCCCGCAGTTAGGGTGGGTCG GACTTGGAAAGATGGGAAACGCCATGGCGAAAAATATGCAAAAGCATCTGGCAGATAAGGGACAAAGCCCCCTGTATTTCTGGAACCGAACCGCATCGAAAGGAGAGCAATTGAAGAGACTTGGAGGAGTTGAGTGCGAGTCAATTGCAGCCGTTGTCAACAGCAGCGATATCATTTTCATCTCT ACCAGTGATGATGCTGCTCTTAAAGTCATCGTTGACGAGATCCTGGCCGCAGGAAATATCGACCTTAAGATCATTGTGGACACAACAACTGTACATCCAACTACCAGCCAAGAGGTCTCGGAGAAGGTAGCGCAGAAAAATGCTACTTTTATTTCAG CTCCCGTGTTCGGCTCCAGCCCTATGGCCGAGGACGGAAAGATTCTGATAGTACTAGCTGGTGACCTCTCTGGCATCAAGAAACTGGCATCATATCTCAAAGGCGTAATAGCTCGTGAGACTATCACAGTGTCTGACAAGTCAGAAAAGGCTGCGCTCTTGAAGATCATGGG CAACTTCATCATCTCCGGATTCACCGAGATTGTTGGAGAAGCCCACGTTCTGGCGGAGAAGAGCGAAATGGGCAATGAAGCCCTTGAGAATCTACTCGAGCTCCAATTTGGACTCTTGCCTGGCATGATTTCTAAGCGGTTGACTAGAGGTAATTACATGCCGCCGAGGG GCGAAAATCCCTGGTCCAATCTCAGTCTTGGTCTGAAAGACGTGGGACACAGCATCGACTGTGCGGACACTGCCGGGACGAGATTAAAGGTCGCTGAGGTCGCGATGGATCATCTAAAACGTGCCAACACTTATTCCGAGAAGGAGGGTAGGCCCTTGGACTCGTCGGCCATGTATGGCATCATTAGGCAGGATGCAGGGTTGGACTTTGAGAATGACTTTGTTAAGAAAAGAGATGCGCAGTAA